The following is a genomic window from Pectobacterium carotovorum.
GATAATCGTCAGCTGCCTGCGATTCGCTTTATCCGTGATTATGCCGAACATCCTGCTTATATTGCGGCGCTGAAGCACCGTGTCGAGCAGTCTTTTGCCGAACATGGTGAACCGGACAGGCTAGTGATCTCTTATCACGGTATCCCCGTGCGGTATGCCAATGAAGGCGATGACTATCCGCAACGCTGTCGGGCGACTACGGAGGCGCTGATTGCTGCGCTGGGGCTGCCGGAAGGCAAAATAATGATGACCTTCCAGTCGCGTTTTGGCCGTGAACCCTGGCTGACGCCGTACACGGATGAAACGATGCAGGGGCTGCCCGCGCAGGGCGTTAAACATATCCAGATTATGTGCCCGGGTTTTGCGGCTGACTGTCTGGAAACGTTGGAAGAGATTCAGGAACAGAACCGTGAAATTTTCCTGCATGCAGGCGGAGAGGCTTTCCACTATATTCCTGCGCTTAATGACGATCCGCTGCACATCGATCTGCTGGAACAGTTAGTGAGTAAAGCAGAGTAGGGACGAGGTTGCCTTGTCTGATGATGTTTGAAGGCATGGCACACAGCGTAAAAAAATGGCGGGCTTATATTTGCCCGCCATTTTTGTTTGTCTCTAACGTGTCGCTATTTAGATAGGGCACGCCTGAGGTGCAGGAGGGAGATCATCCAGCTTCAGTAACGTGATCATGCTATTGGCAATTTCCCGCTCGCCCATTACCACCTCGTTGGCACCGTGCTCGGTAATGTAGCTGACTTCATCGTCATAGTGCGCGCGGGCGATAATCTCCAGATCGGCACGCTTCTCACGGGCTGCCGCGACAATTTCCCCAGCTTCATAGCCGTTCGGAATCGTCAGCAATAACCAACGGGCACAGTCCAGACGCGCAATGTCCATGATTTCAGGTTTGGTCGCGTTACCCAATACCGCTTTAATTCCCTGTTCACGCAAGGCATCAACGCGGGTACGAGAATTCTCAATGACCACGATGGGAATGCCAGCCTGATGCAGTTTGGCACCAATCAGGCTACCCACGCGACCATAGCCGACCAGCAGCGCATGGTTGCACATATCGACAGGAATCTGTTTCTCTTCCTCAATCGCTTCTTCCACGATCTGCTCTTCAATGGTTTCATGCTTCGCCAGATAGCGCTCAAGCAGCGTAAACAGCAGCGGGTTTATCATGATGGAGAGGATGGCGCCGGCCAGTACCAGATTCCGTCCCTCTTCGGACAGCAGCCCCAACACAATGCCGAGCCCGGCCAGAATAAAGGCAAACTCTCCGATCTGCGCCAGACTGGCGGAAATCGTTAATGCCGTCCGTTTTGAGTGGCCAAAGAGTCTAACCAGCACGAAAGCGGCGGCTGACTTACCGAACACGATAATGGCCAGCGTGATCAGCACGGAAATGGGGTCGTTCAGCAGGATCATCGGATCAAACAACATACCGACAGAAACGAAGAACAGGACGGCGAAAGCATCGCGCAGCGGCAGCGTATCGTGCGCCGCACGCTGGCTGAGTTCTGATTCGTTCAGTACCACGCCAGCGAAGAAGGCGCCCAGAGCAAAGGAGACATCAAACAGTTTCACTGCGCCGAAGGCGATACCCAGTGCCATGGCTAACACCGCCAGCGTGAAAAGCTCGCGTGAACCGGTGCTGGCGCTTTTTGCCAACACCCACGGTACCAGACGGCGACCGACGACAATCATCAGGGTGATAAACGCAATCACTTTACCGATGGTCCAGGCCAGATCGGCCAGCAGTTTGCTGGTGTCGGCATGCTCAGCGCCGATCATGTCGCCGAAAGCTGGCAGCAGAACCAGCGTCAGCACCATCGCCAGATCTTCCACAATCAGCCAGCCGATGGCGATTTGACCGCGCTGGCTATCAATAAGCTGTCGTTCCTCCAGCGCGCGTAGCAGCACCACGGTACTGGCGGTGGACAGACAGAGGCCGAAAACCAGGCCGCTCGCCAGGCTCCAGCCCAGCATGGTGGATAACCCCATTCCAAGCAGCGTCGCCACGGCAATCTGGGCTATTGCGCCAGGAATGGCGATGGACTTTACCGCCATGAGGTCTTTCAGCGAGAAGTGCAGGCCGACGCCAAACATCAGCAGGATGACGCCAAGTTCAGCCAGCTCTGAGGCCAGTGACG
Proteins encoded in this region:
- the hemH gene encoding ferrochelatase codes for the protein MKQEKYGVLMVNLGTPDAPTSQAVKRYLAEFLSDRRVVDTPRLLWWPLLRGIILPTRSPRVAKLYQSVWMEGGSPLLVISRRQQQALAARMPETPVELGMSYGSPSLRSALDKLLAQGVTQLVVLPMYPQYSCSTTAAVWDGLAAQLRDNRQLPAIRFIRDYAEHPAYIAALKHRVEQSFAEHGEPDRLVISYHGIPVRYANEGDDYPQRCRATTEALIAALGLPEGKIMMTFQSRFGREPWLTPYTDETMQGLPAQGVKHIQIMCPGFAADCLETLEEIQEQNREIFLHAGGEAFHYIPALNDDPLHIDLLEQLVSKAE
- the ybaL gene encoding YbaL family putative K(+) efflux transporter, which translates into the protein MHAATPLISTIAGGLVLAFLLGILANRLRISPLVGYLAAGVLVGPFTPGFVADTSLASELAELGVILLMFGVGLHFSLKDLMAVKSIAIPGAIAQIAVATLLGMGLSTMLGWSLASGLVFGLCLSTASTVVLLRALEERQLIDSQRGQIAIGWLIVEDLAMVLTLVLLPAFGDMIGAEHADTSKLLADLAWTIGKVIAFITLMIVVGRRLVPWVLAKSASTGSRELFTLAVLAMALGIAFGAVKLFDVSFALGAFFAGVVLNESELSQRAAHDTLPLRDAFAVLFFVSVGMLFDPMILLNDPISVLITLAIIVFGKSAAAFVLVRLFGHSKRTALTISASLAQIGEFAFILAGLGIVLGLLSEEGRNLVLAGAILSIMINPLLFTLLERYLAKHETIEEQIVEEAIEEEKQIPVDMCNHALLVGYGRVGSLIGAKLHQAGIPIVVIENSRTRVDALREQGIKAVLGNATKPEIMDIARLDCARWLLLTIPNGYEAGEIVAAAREKRADLEIIARAHYDDEVSYITEHGANEVVMGEREIANSMITLLKLDDLPPAPQACPI